From one Rosa rugosa chromosome 4, drRosRugo1.1, whole genome shotgun sequence genomic stretch:
- the LOC133744860 gene encoding uncharacterized protein LOC133744860 produces the protein MVDPLVARCLYSGKGYMIPLNQCMSYSELYEDIFRTFQLLPSDIIELQYSVPGCEVCFLRNNRDFQMLFCSARIHRLECVDISVLKIGGGCRRTCSVDSGSEVIDEDDYLGDAFRTEVHKTYLSDEWSSYIHHVGDKFHGAAELREKLRKYAIAVGFEFVLLRNDLDRIHAVCANVGTEGCQWHLRAFSSSANGCLYITELNNIHTCKGVVRTQKNKLLGSKVVKTCIAADVSYNLSLTPREIMSKFKSTYGFDISYKVALKAKHRAKEAIYGSDADTFSKLSWYKEAVLQSNPGSSFVLEVEPSTNRFQRLFVAYGGCVEGFKFCLPVLYVDGTFGFYPLAICFCDSETDANWTFFFKHLKSLLEPQGRVITFISDRCVGLLSAFDKYLRRYNKRSPLELIMLANVHVCTHLVANLAGKYRGKGNSKLIEDVKQKFFKVAYSSTEKEYRFNLRLLRAVGGADIIDPFLAELPVENWCRAFYTSCRYGIMANGIAESFNSWIAIERLMPVYCMLDQTRIKQMEMAGKRREEAERWTTELTPKMEERLKVQMEKSRRFSVHYSSPGVYEVRSDFSYVVNISDHSCSCVKWQINCFPCPHGLAALQAASVNVYDYIDKYFQVDMFKKSYSFPICPITNVDMSSSESASECILPPLSKRPPGRPRVKRFKSVGEAEKKLIRCGRCGKMGTHNKLSCTEPLVQ, from the exons ATGGTTGATCCTCTGGTTGCTAGGTGCCTTTACTCTGGCAAAGGTTATATGATTCCTTTGAATCAATGCATGAGCTACTCTGAGTTGTATGAAGACATTTTCCGTACATTCCAGTTGTTGCCAAGTGATATTATTGAGCTTCAGTATTCAGTTCCAGGTTGTGAAGTTTGTTTTCTTCGTAACAATCGTGATTTCCAGATGCTGTTTTGCTCTGCTAGAATACATAGGTTAGAGTGTGTCGATATTTCAGTTTTAAAGATTGGGGGAGGTTGTAGGAGAACTTGTTCTGTGGATAGTGGGTCGGAAGTGATTGATGAAGATGATTATTTGGGTGATGCATTCAGGACTGAAGTTCACAAGACGTATTTGTCTGATGAGTGGAGTTCTTATATTCATCATGTCGGGGATAAGTTTCATGGTGCTGCTGAGCTCCGTGAGAAGCTCAGGAAGTATGCAATTGCAGTTGGTTTCGAGTTTGTTTTGCTGAGAAATGATTTGGACCGTATTCATGCAGTCTGTGCAAATGTTGGAACCGAAGGATGTCAGTGGCATCTTCGTGCTTTTTCATCATCTGCCAATGGTTGCCTTTACATAACAGAGTTGAATAATATTCACACTTGCAAGGGTGTAGTTAGGACTCAAAAGAACAAGCTTttgggatccaaggttgtcaagaCTTGCATTGCTGCTGATGTTAGCTATAATCTTTCATTGACGCCAAGGGAGATTATGAGCAAGTTCAAATCAACTTATGGGTTTGATATTTCCTACAAGGTTGCCTTGAAAGCAAAGCATCGGGCTAAGGAAGCGATTTATGGTTCCGATGCAGACACGTTTAGCAAGTTATCTTGGTATAAGGAAGCTGTTTTGCAGAGTAATCCCGGCTcttcttttgtgttggaagttgAACCATCGACAAATCGTTTTCAGAGGCTTTTCGTAGCTTACGGAGGTTGTGTAGAAGGGTTTAAATTCTGTTTGCCTGTGTTGTATGTTGATGGAACGTTTG GTTTCTACCCTCTAGCCATATGTTTTTGTGATTCTGAGACAGATGCAAACTGGACATTCTTTTTCAAGCATTTGAAGAGTCTGCTTGAACCTCAAGGAAGAGTTATCACATTTATTAGTGATCGGTGTGTTGGATTGTTGAGTGCTTTCGATAAG TACCTTCGGCGGTACAATAAGCGTAGCccgttagagctaattatgcttgcaaatgtacatgtatgtacacactTGGTGGCGAACCTTGCCGGTAAATATAGGGGTAAAGGTAATTCAAAATTGATTGAAGATGTTAAGCAGAAGTTTTTTAAGGTTGCATATTCATCTACTGAGAAGGAATACCGTTTCAATTTGCGGTTGCTTAGAGCAGTTGGTGGTGCCGATATTATTGACCCTTTTCTTGCTGAATTGCCTGTGGAAAATTGGTGCCGTGCATTTTATACTAGTTGCCGATATGGAATTATGGCTAATGGGATTGCTGAATCATTTAACTCTTGGATTGCAATTGAGCGTTTGATGCCAGTCTATTGTATGCTGGACCAGACAAGAATTAAACAAATGGAGATGGCCGGTAAGAGGAGGGAAGAGGCAGAACGTTGGACCACAGAACTAACTCCTAAAATGGAGGAAAGATTGAAGGTGCAAATGGAGAAATCTCGTCGTTTCAGTGTCCATTATTCTAGCCCTGGAGTTTATGAGGTTCGATCTGACTTTTCATATGTAGTCAACATCTCCGATCATTCATGTTCATGTGTGAAATGGCAGATCAATTGTTTTCCTTGTCCTCACGGCCTTGCTGCATTACAGGCTGCTTCTGTAAATGTATATGATTATATTGATAAGTACTTTCAGGTTGATATGTTCAAGAAGAGCTACAGTTTTCCTATCTGTCCGATAACCAATGTTGATATGTCTTCTTCAGAATCTGCTTCTGAATGTATTTTACCTCCCCTTTCGAAGAGGCCCCccgggaggcctagggtgaagcggttcaagtcGGTTGGAGAGGCTGAAAAGAAGCTGATTCGTTGTGGTCGTTGTGGCAAAATGGGCACTCATAACAAGTTGAGCTGCACTGAACCTCTCGTTCAGTAG
- the LOC133744859 gene encoding uncharacterized protein LOC133744859: MIYEPLWSVFRFKKVLVPIHHTTSMHHTLLVIDNETRRFRHMNSLRPPINEFTNEEKYQLNAARVVKHIQKFIHVVNLTKMRIRGESQDPNITREKCKGEDDKENLIIVEEAMTEEEKQTRNWILQNNVVETDYELFEDFDCPQQNTSSGDCGPFMLHYMESIVNGIEPTKEGGDNMRKRLLERFMHLLLGRK; this comes from the exons ATGATTTATGAACCCCTGTGGTCAGTCTTCCGTTTCAAAAAGGTGCTAGTACCAATTCACCACACCACAAGCATGCACCACACATTGCTGGTAATTGACAATGAAACAAGGAGGTTCAGACATATGAATTCATTGAGGCCACCAATCAATGAATTCACCAATGAGGAGAAGTACCAACTGAATGCAGCAAGAGTG GTAAAGCACATACAGAAATTCATACATGTTGTGAACTTGACTAAGATGAGAATACGGGGCGAAAGCCAAGATCCAAATATCACTCGAGAAAAATGCAAAGGCGAAGATGATAAGGAAAACCTGATTATTGTTGAAGAAGCAATGACCGAGGAGGAAAAACAAACCAGAAACTGGATCTTACAGAATAACGTTGTGGAGACAGACTATGAACTCTTTGAAGACTTTGACTGCCCGCAACAGAACACATCATC TGGTGATTGCGGGCCCTTTATGCTCCATTACATGGAGAGCATAGTAAATGGCATAGAACCAACCAAGGAAGGCGGGGACAACATGAGGAAGAGATTGCTTGAGAGGTTCATGCACCTACTATTGGGCAGAAAGTGA
- the LOC133745281 gene encoding leucoanthocyanidin dioxygenase, protein MVTAASIGSRVESLSSSGISTIPKEYVRPKEELINIGDIFEDEKSTEGPQVPTIDLKEIDSEDIKVREKCREELKKAAIDWGVMHLVNHGISDELMERVKKAGQAFFDLPIEQKEKYANDQASGKIQGYGSKLANNASGQLEWEDYFFHCVYPEDKRDLSIWPQTPSDYIVATSEYAKELRGLATKILTVLSLGLGLEEGRLEKEVGGLEELVLQMKINYYPKCPQPELALGVEAHTDISALTFILHNMVPGLQLFYGGKWVTAKCVPNSIVMHIGDTLEILSNGKYKSILHRGLVNKEKVRISWAVFCEPPKEKIILKPLPETVSEKEPAIFPQRTFSEHIQHKLFRQSQEALASTKEAAISTTNGAAHISTKEAA, encoded by the exons ATGGTGACTGCTGCATCCATTGGTTCAAGAGTTGAGAGTTTGTCCAGCAGCGGGATCTCGACGATCCCAAAGGAGTACGTGAGACCCAAAGAGGAGCTCATTAACATCGGTGACATCTTCGAGGATGAGAAGAGCACCGAAGGGCCTCAAGTACCTACCATTGATTTGAAGGAAATAGACTCCGAGGACATCAAGGTGAGGGAGAAATGCAGGGAGGAGTTGAAGAAAGCAGCCATCGACTGGGGTGTCATGCACCTTGTCAACCATGGCATCTCCGACGAGCTCATGGAACGGGTCAAGAAGGCCGGACAAGCCTTCTTTGATCTTCCCATTGAGCAGAAGGAGAAGTATGCCAATGACCAGGCCTCGGGCAAAATTCAAGGCTACGGAAGCAAGCTTGCAAACAATGCTTCCGGGCAACTTGAGTGGGAGGACTATTTTTTCCACTGTGTATATCCCGAGGACAAGCGCGACTTGTCCATTTGGCCTCAAACACCTTCCGATTATAT TGTGGCAACAAGCGAGTACGCCAAGGAACTGAGGGGGCTAGCAACCAAGATACTGACCGTACTCTCACTTGGCTTGGGATTAGAAGAAGGGAGGCTGGAGAAGGAGGTCGGTGGACTCGAAGAACTCGTCCTGCAAATGAAAATCAACTACTACCCAAAATGCCCTCAGCCGGAACTTGCCCTCGGCGTGGAAGCCCACACCGACATAAGTGCACTCACCTTCATCCTCCACAACATGGTTCCCGGCCTGCAGCTCTTCTACGGCGGCAAATGGGTGACAGCGAAATGCGTGCCCAACTCCATCGTCATGCACATCGGCGACACCTTGGAGATTCTGAGCAACGGCAAGTACAAGAGCATTCTTCACAGGGGGCTCGTCAACAAGGAGAAGGTGAGGATCTCGTGGGCGGTTTTCTGTGAGCCACCCAAGGAGAAGATCATCCTCAAGCCGCTGCCGGAGACTGTCTCCGAGAAGGAACCGGCGATCTTCCCACAGCGGACTTTCTCCGAGCATATCCAGCACAAGCTGTTCAGGCAGAGCCAGGAAGCTCTGGCCTCTACCAAAGAAGCTGCCATCTCTACTACTAATGGAGCTGCTCATATCTCCACTAAAGAAGCTGCTTGA